In Halostagnicola larsenii XH-48, the sequence TCGCGCGTCAGGTACGTGAATTGCTCGCGCTCGGTACCCCGTGCGGCGTCTACCGGTTCGTCGACACTGGTGGGTTCGGTTCGGTTGCCGCCAGCGACGTCCCGATCGGTTCCAGACACCACCTCGTCTTCGGCGGCGACGTCGTCCGGTCGAATCGCCGTCACCTGAAAGTTTGCTGTAGGGTGGTCGACGGGACGGACATCGATGACGCGACGCGAGAATCGCGGTGACTCGAGCCGTTCGGCTACCCAGCGACAGTACGCGTCGTACTCGCGACGCGGCGTTTGAAACGTCTCGTAGAAGTAAAACTCGTAGAGCCGATCCGTCTCCTCGAGGTAGTTCAAGTAACTGTAGGGACTCGTGGGATCGGCCAGCGTCACCACGTCCGCCAGAAACGGGACCTCCAACGTGGCGTCCTCGATGAGCATCCCCTCGTGCCAGGAGAACGACGGCTTCTGCTCGAGGAAGATCGCGTCGAGATCGATCTCGTCGTGTCCCTCGATGAGGGCAGCTAACCCGAGATCGAACGGGCCGAGTCCGATTCCAACGATATCGTGAACGTCCTCGGCCCCGCCACTCTCCGTCCGTTCGGCCTCGGACGATCCGCCGGTGTGGTCACGATCGCTCGTCACAATCGGCCCACCTCACCGGTACCGCCGTTGACGGTGGGTCCGCCGGATCGCTCGAACGCCTCCCGGTCACACACCAGCAGCGCCGCGTCCTTGTCCTCGTGGGGGAAATAAAACGTGTCGCGCCGCTCGAACCCGACCGATTCGAAGGTTGCGATGGCGGCTTCGTTTCCCGCGTCGGGTTCCGCGACGACGCGCTCGGTTCCGACGTGGCGAAAGGAGAGGTCGACTATTCCTCGCAGGAGGTGCGTCGCGTACCCCTGTTGGAGGTACTCCTCGGGTCCGATCAGCAGGTGAACGCCCTGATCGCCGTCCCGAACGTCGTAGTGCTCGGCGAGCGGATCGTCCGCGGGCCAGTACCGCTCCCAGTAACTCATCGGAACGCCGTCGAGGCGGCCGACGTACGGCGTCAAGTGGTCGTCCGATAGCTTCTGCGCTATCGCCCGACGAAGCTCCGGGAGCGGTCCCGCCAGGTCCCAGTACGGGCGGACGTGGTCGGTACGAAACCACGCGTGAAGCCGCTCGAGGTCGCGGTTCAGTTCCACGGGGCGAAACGAGACGGTACGGTCGATTTCTTCGACCGAACGCCTGTACGCGCAGTCTTCGGTAATGAGATGAAACGGATCGGTCATGTTCTGGTCACGATGGGGTTTTCGATATCGACGTAGACGGACTGGTTTTCGAGCGATTCCTCGAGTTCGTCGAGTCCCCGAAAGCGCGTCAACAGGTTCCCCTTGCAGGGGATCTGTGACTCCGTCAGCGAAACGGAGACGAGCTCGGACGACGGCGGTTCAGACACACGAAGCGACTCGAGCGCCGACCGAAGATCATCCAACAGCGCCCGTTCGGGAGCGAGCCCGGCGACGCCGAGCGCGTTGACGACTCCGAAGGCGTTGTTACAGATGATGTAGTACCGCAGCCGCTCGTCGGCAACCGAGTCCGGACAGATCGTTCCCGCCCGGTCGCCGACTCCAGGAAGCCACGCATCGACCCGTTCGTAGCGAGATTCGGGGAAATAGTAGCCTTGATTATCACGATAGTAGCCTTCAGCGGGCCAACCCGCTTCGTTGAGACGGAGCAGCGTGTTCTGCTGGTGTGCCTCCATGCCGACGCCGAGCTCGAAATAGGTCCACAGGATCGGCCGAACGGTGACGGCGAGGTACTCGCGGAACCACTCGCGGGCGACCGCATCCTCGGGTCGGCCAGTTCGCTCCGCGATATCGCGCACGACTCGAGCGAGCCGGGACGGGCCGTCAACGCCGTCCTGACAGAGAGCGACGACCGGCGAGACGTTCGCCGCGTCCGATCCGCGAAACGGGTTTTCTCGGAGGACGGTCTCGAATCCGGATTCCGGCCCCTCGCCGAGTTCGAGCGTCAACGCGGCGGGGTCTTCGACGACGCGGAACCGCGGCCACATCTCGTGAAGCCGGTCACCGAACTCCGTCTCGAGGAGGTCCGAGACGGCCACGCCGCGAGCCAGTTCGGGGCGTTTGTTCGTCCGCTCTGCGTTCGTGATCTCGACCGCGAGCGACCCTTTCACCATAAACGGAGCGTCCGGGCTCCACAGCGTTCGCACCGATGTCGTCGGATAGAAGGTTGGCCCGAACGTCCCCAGGTCGACCAGTTCGTCCGACGACAGCGCTACCTCAACGTGTTCTTGCGAACGGAGGTGATCGGCCTGCCATGGATGGGTCGGAACGAGAACCCGCCCCTCCTCCATGGCAGCGGTCGCCGCCGGCGGTCGATCGTCGGCAAGCGCCTGTTGAACCCACTCGCTCGCCGACCCGTCTCGAGCCGACCACTCCGTGACGATGGACGGATCGGCCGCGAAGTACCTGAGCTGGAACGATCCCGCTAGCTCGGGTGCGTACGTCGGAACGTCGTGAGGCGAAATCCCCTCGCGGCTTTTCGGAGTGGGATGCAGGAGATGCCCGTATAGCAGCGATTGTTCGGCGTCGCGGAACGTCGTTCCCGGTTCACAGAGCTGCGTTAGGTCGGAACGTTCGCCGACGAATCGTTCGATTGCCGCCCGCGAGACGAGGACACGACGAAGGAGATCCGCCCCCGTCGAGGCGTTCTCGCCGTCGGCCGCAAGCGCCAGTTCACGGCAGACGAGCGCGGCGAGCGAACCGGCGTCCAGCGCGGCGAGTGCGTCGTCGCGGCCGCGGGTGTACACCGGGAGGTCGAACAGGTGTCTGCCCGTCGCCGACTCGTAGCGCAGCGGCGCGAACACCGTCATCCCCTGCTCGTCCAGCGAGAGACGGACGACGTCGCCCTCGCCGTCGACTGGCGACTCGTTCGCGGCGATAACGTCGCCGTCGTTCGTCT encodes:
- a CDS encoding IucA/IucC family protein, which produces MTTVGAGCSTPAEHAESATVHAFLNCYLRETNDGDVIAANESPVDGEGDVVRLSLDEQGMTVFAPLRYESATGRHLFDLPVYTRGRDDALAALDAGSLAALVCRELALAADGENASTGADLLRRVLVSRAAIERFVGERSDLTQLCEPGTTFRDAEQSLLYGHLLHPTPKSREGISPHDVPTYAPELAGSFQLRYFAADPSIVTEWSARDGSASEWVQQALADDRPPAATAAMEEGRVLVPTHPWQADHLRSQEHVEVALSSDELVDLGTFGPTFYPTTSVRTLWSPDAPFMVKGSLAVEITNAERTNKRPELARGVAVSDLLETEFGDRLHEMWPRFRVVEDPAALTLELGEGPESGFETVLRENPFRGSDAANVSPVVALCQDGVDGPSRLARVVRDIAERTGRPEDAVAREWFREYLAVTVRPILWTYFELGVGMEAHQQNTLLRLNEAGWPAEGYYRDNQGYYFPESRYERVDAWLPGVGDRAGTICPDSVADERLRYYIICNNAFGVVNALGVAGLAPERALLDDLRSALESLRVSEPPSSELVSVSLTESQIPCKGNLLTRFRGLDELEESLENQSVYVDIENPIVTRT
- a CDS encoding GNAT family N-acetyltransferase; the encoded protein is MTDPFHLITEDCAYRRSVEEIDRTVSFRPVELNRDLERLHAWFRTDHVRPYWDLAGPLPELRRAIAQKLSDDHLTPYVGRLDGVPMSYWERYWPADDPLAEHYDVRDGDQGVHLLIGPEEYLQQGYATHLLRGIVDLSFRHVGTERVVAEPDAGNEAAIATFESVGFERRDTFYFPHEDKDAALLVCDREAFERSGGPTVNGGTGEVGRL